A portion of the Limanda limanda chromosome 3, fLimLim1.1, whole genome shotgun sequence genome contains these proteins:
- the LOC132998864 gene encoding THAP domain-containing protein 6-like, with protein MPSFCAAYGCSNTRCLETRTRGITFHQFPKTGERRRMWEVALRRDRFAASDRTTLCSEHFRSEDFDRTGQTVRLKDGVVPTIFNFPAHLHRSVATRTTTTSRRADDNLPMDLMPDVGATGERRLECKRQATDHLYALPASPKAIKAKLEEASARVRKLQREKTNAFRRENRAKNNMQALLEKLKEKNLYI; from the exons ATGCCATCCTTTTGTGCAGCCTACGGATGCTCCAATACCCGTTGTCTCGAAACGAGAACCCGTGGGATCACCTTTCACCA GTTTCCCAAAaccggagagaggaggaggatgtgggaGGTTGCCCTAAGAAGGGACCGTTTCGCTGCCTCTGACCGTACAACGCTCTGCAGTGAGCACTTCAGGAGTGAGGACTTTGACAGGACAGGGCAGACTGTCCGGCTAAAAGATGGTGTTGTGCCAACCATTTTCAACTTTCCAGCTCATCTTCACAGG TCGGTAGCAACAAGAACCACAACCACTTCTAGAAGGGCGGATGACAACCTGCCAATGGACTTGATGCCTgatgtt GGAGCCACTGGAGAGAGGAGATTGGAGTGCAAGCGGCAGGCCACTGACCACTTATATGCATTGCCTGCTTCCCCTAAGGCTATAAAGGCCAAACTTGAAGAAGCCTCAGCGAGAGTGAGGAAACTGCAGCGGGAGAAGACTAATGCCTTTAGGAGAGAAAATAGGGCCAAGAACAACATGCAGGCTCTTCTGGAGAAACTGAAGGAGAAaaatctttatatataa
- the nhsb gene encoding actin remodeling regulator NHS produces the protein MPFAKRIVEPPLLCRNHIPHDEGLLLEDLCAINNVVLSRTLRQLSDLARHACSLFQELENDILHTNQRVWVLQNRIGQIQQTASALDPKKEAVPVSNLDIESKLSLHYQAPWHQQHNVFHPCTRPPCLEELHRNAQLSLRALNRDEQQHEQRSTSRERNRVTISISVAPPMPTFPSPHSIRRQQRSRLARAQERAERERELDYQPRKERTVRETETIQRKVRKLQERPGREADVQTIQRKFACFYSLHPIESCIFIPWNRKATSMGEDEGCEVLGGHRAKSSAHKASSTQDKQTSWSKENHPPSDPKISADSHSISSCIIPINVTGVGFDREASARCSLVHSQSVLQRRRKLRRRKTITGIPKRVHQDMDSDESPVARERTVIVHANPHQLSLYQEDLSISGRLHHTRDSGCQTDDFLIACSAAPSRRRIRAQRGHQGIPASLSHSTGNISSLGDQSDSTYTCSSSHGARLRSRSLPREGGRLMDSDDDDDDDEDDDDDNYDDDDEDEELSPYEADDFIPSGPSPRMMMMMMKDEEESTDDQAAPEPLQLGSLKRLQRSGERDRGGGGGGSPEHSWMERGRSRLPRKADMGSCEISSSSDTFSSPIHSMSTTGVLGSHVDHKEDHQSSSGNWSGSSSTCPSQTSETIPPPSSPPLTGSSHCDSELSLNTVPIAIDEGFSLDASYHSDLRPQGQGHRSSSFTSSATDQLDDAGVSTASEGEWTYPQDQDQTDPDQDHDQIQNLSHSHGLAQEYSSKQGLENQTCFSDNNTPNNEKGPGSLYASETNSFYSSSVHFGECNQSYRGYMYNYADPGPDCSQSNTVAAALSHGVYLQSSTDLRAGTMTLGRSYRPLKKPKVKPPPPKRTSSLKESSSSVDVGTDTQADQDQPKTVREQELTLSSTDMKRELELELGGAPEPLQTSCLVAEPLGSWGMGLGETVDIVEPMSFSSADTHSFKNEGAVQSDYADLWLHNTELKSNNGEYTSMSNSSTATGTTVMDCIKSPDSSSSSTESQSQASAQVSQTRPTSPPLPPGDYKLGSPEKLAGLASPSSGYSSQSETPTSTLPSSSTAFFPGPLSPSTGKRKPKVPERKSSLSSLQHFPRDGVSISSGYKRDPDFPPPPSQLDLNILHGGYVRHTLSHRTHHMHTLHHSKHRVSNVLATGTKFLVPETSNTNPPPHSNSTPTITNSHLMVITPSALRSVQLHPISRSRDSATTAVQETASGMETATRPKYPPSCSTLAPPPINTRPLPPRRPPPRPPCHDHISSPEHSQPPPPGRHPDGPPSYESLLLRQDRYGGGTFWAMSAFRTRMDPLSDMSEDSSPLHRPVPRAPHPSPVDLHTHIHSHTEFRGLTHSTHAHSEFRVLGERSFSQDDDDDDDEEEEEEEPVKDLPRAACSRGGMRTDHPPPPAYEFAGLCHSDSGPWASPFKVPGTTMETSHPYLISDARRRGLVERDEEDEVISGATRSAHQQHSQENKDDSTTPDTEDYFSKDSTPSDNSLSPLTDDSKMDDELLSSPNKTRTTEDLFAMIHRSKRKVLGRKDSGDLNVKSRLCPPATVTPCNVTTVIIPPEPPLNIPANLATAAGAQRAPVPIYRSAKKSTTSNEEFKLLLLKKGSRSDSSYRMSATEILKSPITPKMPGESLQEGAFRQYEEHTSAFQEPPMSGMDPIQIPGLFPRANAESFTSKTLPMSAASRQGRSRIPPVANSSRYSTRSRLYTAPMQAISEGETENSDGSPHDDRSS, from the exons CGGTGTCGAACCTGGACATAGAAAGCAAGCTGTCACTGCACTATCAGGCTCCATGGCACCAACAACACAACGTGTTTCATCCCTGCACCCGACCGCCAtgtctggaggagctgcacagaAATGCTCAACTCAGCCTCCGAGCCCTGAACCGAG aCGAACAACAGCACGAACAACGGTCCACAAGTCGGGAAAGAAACAGGGTGACCATCTCTATCTCCGTGGCGCCCCCTATGCCCACCTTCCCCTCACCACACAGCATTCGCCGGCAGCAGAGAAGTCGGCTGGCGCGAGCG caagagagagcagagagggagcgagagttAGACTATCAACCCAGGAAG GAGAGGActgtgagagaaacagagaccaTCCAGAGAAAAGTAAGAAAATT ACAGGAGAGGCCAGGgagagaagcagatgttcagACGATCCAAAGAAAG TTTGCGTGCTTTTACTCACTTCACCCTATTGAAAGTTGCATCTTCATCCCATGGAATAGAAAG GCTACCTCGATGGGGGAAGACGAAGGTTGTGAGGTCTTGGGAGGCCACAGAGCCAAGTCCTCGGCCCACAAAGCTTCCTCAACCCAAGATAAGCAGACGAGCTGGTCCAAGGAAAACCACCCACCTTCAGATCCGAAGATATCTGCCGATTCTCactccatctcctcctgcaTCATCCCCATCAACGTCACAG GTGTTGGGTTTGACAGGGAAGCCAGTGCTCGTTGCTCTCTAGTACATTCCCAGTCGGttcttcagaggaggaggaagctaaggaggaggaagaccaTCACAGGAATACCCAAAAGAGTGCACCAGGATATGG ACTCAGATGAATCACCCGTAGCAAGAGAGCGCACAGTGATCGTCCATGCCAACCCGCAccaactctctctctatcaGGAAGATCTCTCAATCAGTGGTCGGCTCCATCACACTCGTGACTCTGGCTGCCAGACAGATGATTTCCTTATAGCAT GTTCAGCTGCTCCCTCCAGACGACGCATCAGAGCGCAACGTGGCCATCAGGGaatccctgcctctctctcccattcGACAGGCAACATTTCGTCACTGGGTGACCAGTCAGATTCCACATACACCTGCTCTTCCAGCCACGGTGCACGCTTGCGCTCTCGCAGCCTTCCACGAGAGGGTGGACGTCTAAtggacagtgatgatgatgacgatgatgacgaggatgatgatgatgacaattatgatgatgacgatgaagatgaggagctGTCACCATATGAAGCTGATGACTTTATTCCATCTGGCCCTAGTCcaagaatgatgatgatgatgatgaaggatgaggaagagagCACAGATGACCAGGCAGCCCCTGAGCCACTGCAACTTGGAAGCCTCAAAAGGTTACAGCGATCTGGGGAAAGAGACcgagggggtggaggaggaggaagcccGGAGCATAGCTGGATGGAGAGGGGCCGTTCTCGCTTACCCCGCAAAGCTGACATGGGAAGCTGTGAGATCTCATCAAGTTCAGATACTTTCAGCAGTCCAATTCACTCTATGTCTACAACAGGAGTTCTAGGAAGCCATGTGGACCATAAAGAGGACCACCAGTCGTCAAGTGGGAACTGGAGTGGTTCCAGCTCCACCTGCCCCTCTCAGACATCTGAAACCATACCCCCGCCCTCTTCTCCACCACTGACAGGCTCTTCCCATTGTGACTCAGAGCTATCACTCAACACTGTGCCCATTGCCATTGATGAGGGATTTTCCCTGGATGCCTCATACCACTCTGACCTCAGACCCCAGGGCCAGGGCCACAGGTCAAGCTCATTTACATCCTCAGCCACAGACCAGCTAGATGACGCAGGGGTCAGTACAGCAAGTGAGGGGGAGTGGACATACCCTCAAGACCAAGACCAGACTGATCCAGACCAAGACCATGATCAGATCCAAAACCTGAGTCATAGTCATGGGTTAGCTCAGGAGTACAGCTCCAAACAAGGTTTGGAAAACCAAACCTGTTTTAGTGACAACAATACCCCCAACAATGAAAAGGGGCCTGGCTCTCTTTACGCATCAGAGACAAACAGTTTCTACTCCTCATCAGTGCATTTTGGGGAGTGTAATCAGAGTTACAGAGGTTACATGTATAACTATGCAGACCCCGGACCTGACTGCAGTCAATCCAACACTGTGGCAGCAGCACTATCCCATGGAGTGTACCTCCAATCCTCAACTGACCTCAGAGCAGGCACTATGACCCTGGGGAGAAGCTATCGTCCACTGAAGAAGCCTAAAGTCAAACCTCCACCACCAAAACGGACTTCTTCGCTGAAGGAAAGCAGCAGTAGTGTTGATGTTGGAACGGACACACAAGCAGATCAAGATCAACCAAAGACGGTTAGAGAACAAGAGCTCACCTTGTCTTCCACAGATATGAAGAGGGAACTGGAGCTTGAGCTTGGAGGTGCTCCCGAACCCTTACAGACATCTTGTCTAGTAGCAGAGCCTTTAGGATCATGGGGAATGGGACTGGGTGAAACTGTCGACATTGTAGAACCGATGTCCTTCAGCTCGGCAGATACACACTCGTTTAAGAATGAAGGTGCTGTGCAATCTGATTATGCAGACCTGTGGCTTCACAACACTGAGCTGAAGTCCAACAATGGTGAGTACACATCTATGTCCAACTCAAGCACAGCCACAGGCACTACTGTCATGGACTGTATCAAGTCACCAGacagctcttcctcctccacagaaTCCCAAAGCCAGGCCTCGGCCCAGGTGTCACAGACCAGGCCAACTAGTccccctctcccacctggagaCTACAAACTTGGGTCCCCTGAGAAGCTGGCAGGCCTGGCCTCCCCATCAAGTGGCtattccagccaatcagagactcCGACATCAACCTTACCCTCATCTTCAACAGCGTTTTTCCCAGGACCTCTATCTCCATCCACAGGCAAAAGGAAGCCTAAAGTGCCAGAGAGAAagtcttctctttcttctctccagcATTTTCCCAGAGATGGAGTTTCCATTTCATCTGGTTATAAGAGAGACCCAGActttccacctccaccttctcaACTTGATCTCAATATTCTTCATGGTGGCTATGTCAGACACACGCTATCCCACCGGACACACCACATGCACACGCTCcaccacagcaaacacagagtTTCAAATGTGTTAGCCACTGGAACAAAGTTTTTGGTCCCTGAGACATCGAATACCAACCCGCCACCACATTCAAACTCAACTCCTACAATTACAAATTCCCATCTAATGGTGATAACGCCATCTGCTCTCCGTTCAGTGCAGCTCCATCCTATTAGTCGATCCAGAGATAGTGCTACCACTGCAGTCCAGGAAACAGCAAGTGGAATGGAGACTGCTACGAGACCCAAATATCCTCCTAGTTGTTCTACCCTTGCTCCACCACCTATTAACACTAGGCCACTCCCGCCCCGTAGACCACCACCCAGACCCCCATGTCATGACCACATCTCCTCCCCTGAACATTCACAACCACCTCCTCCTGGCCGCCACCCTGATGGGCCACCATCCTATGAAAGCCTGCTACTCAGACAGGACCGCTATGGAGGTGGAACTTTCTGGGCTATGTCGGCCTTCAGAACACGGATGGACCCGTTATCAGATATGTCTGAAGACAGCTCACCTTTACATCGGCCAGTGCCACGTGCTCCCCACCCTTCGCCTgtggatctacacacacacatccactcgcACACAGAGTTCAGAGGGCTCACACATTCAACTCATGCACATTCTGAGTTTAGGGTTTTGGGGGAACGCTCATTCtcccaggatgatgatgatgatgacgatgaagaggaggaagaggaagagccaGTGAAAGACCTACCGAGGGCTGCATGTTCCAGAGGAGGCATGCGAACGGATCACCCTCCACCCCCAGCATATGAGTTTGCTGGATTATGCCACTCAGACTCAGGGCCCTGGGCTAGTCCATTCAAAGTGCCTGGTACCACAATGGAGACATCGCATCCTTACCTAATCAGCGATGCAAGGAGAAGAGGACTAGTAGAGAGAGACGAAGAAGATGAAGTGATATCCGGTGCTACCAGAAGTGCCCATCAGCAGCATTCACAGGAGAATAAAGACGACTCCACAACTCCTGACACAGAGGATTACTTCAGTAAAG ATTCCACGCCCAGTGATAACTCGCTCTCCCCTCTGACGGATGACTCCAAAATGGACGATGAATTACTCAGCTCACCCAACAAGACCCGTACAACTGAGGATCTGTTTGCCATGATACACAG ATCCAAAAGAAAGGTCCTGGGCCGTAAAGATTCAGGAGATTTAAACGTGAAGTCTCGTCTTTGCCCTCCAGCGACAGTGACCCCTTGCAATGTCACCACCGTCATTATCCcgccagaacctcctctgaacATCCCAGCCAATTTAGCCACTGCTGCTGGGGCACAACGAGCCCCAGTGCCAATCTACCGTAGCGCCAAGAAATCCACCACATCCAACGAGGAGTTTAAACTCCTGTTGCTGAAGAAAGGTAGCAGGTCGGATTCCAGCTACCGCATGTCAGCGACAGAGATTCTAAAGAGCCCCATCACTCCTAAAATGCCAGGGGAGTCCCTTCAAGAGGGAGCCTTCAGACAGTATGAGGAGCACACCTCCGCATTCCAAGAGCCCCCCATGTCTGGCATGGACCCAATACAGATACCAGGTCTTTTTCCCAGGGCCAACGCTGAGAGTTTCACCTCCAAAACCCTGCCTATGTCGGCTGCATCTCGACAGGGACGTTCTCGGATCCCCCCTGTAGCCAACAGCAGTCGCTACAGTACCCGCAGCCGCCTCTACACCGCCCCGATGCAAGCCATTTCTGAAGGGGAGACAGAGAATTCAGATGGAAGCCCCCATGATGACAGATCATCCTAA